The genomic DNA CGGATCGGCGGCGACGAGTTCGTGATCCTGCTGCCGGGCCTCGACGCCGCGGACGCCGCCGCGCTGGCCCGGCGGATCCTCGACGGGATCGACGGCGAGAACCGGCCCGGCGCGGCCGTCATCAGCGCCGCCCTCGGCTCGGCCACCTGGCGCGGGGACGGGGGCCTGAAGGCCGCCGTGTCCCGCGCGGATTCCCAGATGTACGCGGCGAAGCGGCGCTATCGCGACGGCGCGTGGGCCGGGCGGCCGCCCGTGCCGGGCACGTCCGTCTTCAGCCAAGCGCCGCCGTGCTGACGGTGGCGGAGGCCGGGGCCGGACATCGCCGCGGCGATCCTCCGCGGTTCCCCCGCGCGCCGAGGGCTCGACACGTCGCGGCGCGCGGATATGTTCCGCGCATGCGCTTCGCCCTGCCCGTCCTCGCCGCCCTCGCCGTCACCGCCGCCCTGCCCCGGCCCGCCGCGGCCGAGACGGTCCTCCAGGAGCGGTTCGGCTGCCACAGCCAGGAGGTCACGGACCGCCTGTTCAAGCTGGTCATGGCGGGCGACGAGTCCGGGTTCGGCCAGCTGCTGCAGGGCAGCCTCGCCAGCGGCGAGTGCCGCTCGTTCAAGCCCGGCGAGGAGGTCCGGCTCGAGTCCCGGACGATGAGCTACGGCTGCCTCGCCCTGAAGGACACGCAGGATCGCTGCTACTGGACGCCGCTGAGCGCCATCGAGAAGGCGAACTGACGCCGGCCCGGGCAGCGGCGAACCGGCGCCCGGGGGCGCCGGCCCGCCCGCGCGGCCGGGGCGCGGTCAGGCGGCCTTCTTCCCCCTGCCCCTCGACGGCTCGGCATCCGGCTCCGCCCCGCCGGGCTCGCCCGCGGCGTTGATCGACGCGGCGATCTTCGAGAGCAGCGCGTCGGTCCGCTTCTCCTCCTGCAGGGTCTCGTCCAGGAGCTCGGCGGCGTCCGCGTAGCCGAGCTGGGCCGCCCAGGTCTTCAGGGTGCCGTAGCGGGCGATCTCGTAGTGCTCCACCGCCTGGGCGCAGGCGGCCAGCACCGCGTCGGCGGCCGGGCTGTCGGCGAAATCGTCGAGATCCTCCTCCATCTCCGAGACGATGCCCTGCATCGCCTCGCAGGTCTTGGCCCGGGCCGGCTTGCCGATGATCTCGAAGACCTGCGTCAGGCGCTCCACCTGCTGGGCGCTCTCCTCGGCGTGGGTCTCGAAGGCCTGGCGCAGCTCGTCGTGCTCCGCCGCCTTGGCGGATTTCTTGAGCGCCTTCACCGACTGCTTCTCGGCGTAGTAGACGTCCTTCAGGGTCTCGTAGAAAGCGTCCTGCAGCGTCTTCTGCTTGGCCATTCGGTCTGTCTCCGCTGGGGGCCGCGCGCCGTGTTCGGCGGCGTCCTCCGGGCAACGCCGGTCCGGCCGGCCGTATCCGGACGATATCTTCGCCCTGTGGAGGAACCTTTCGGGGCTCAGCGGCCCGCCCCGTCCGGGCGCGGCTTCCGCCCGGCCCGCGGCGCGCCCCCCGGCTTCGGGCGCAGGCGGTCGAGGACCGTTTCCAGGGCGCGCTCTACGGCGTCGCGGTCCGGAACGGTCTCCGGCGGGGGCGGGGTCGATCGGCCCGGGTCGCGGCGCTTCGGCATGTCGTCCGCCCGTGTCGGGGCCGGGCGGACCGGTCTTCCGGCCCGCGCGGCGGCTGCCGGCCGGTCGAGCGGCCAGGATCCTGAGATCAAAGCCTCCCATGATCCCGGGATCCCGGGATCCTGTGATCAAGGTTCCCGGATGGTTGCCGGCGCGTCCGGTCCCGGAGCCGCCGGCGGCCGCGCCGGATCGCGGGAGGTCCCGGCCGCGCCCTGTCCGGATCCGCGGCCCCCGCCGAACGGCCAGTCGATCAGGCCGCCGGCCCAGAGCGCCGCCCAGACGAAGACCGGCTGAAAGGCGAGGCGCGGCCCGTGATACCACCAGGAATCCGGGATGCCGTCGACGTGGACGTGGTCGAAGGCGTGCTTGAGGTTCGCCGGGTAGACGCAGACCGCGTAGAGGGCGAGGCCGATCGCGGCCGCCCGGCGGAACCGGCCCGTCAGGAGGCCGATCGCCCCGGCGATCTCGCACAGGCCGGTCGCCAGGATGACGAGTCGCGGCTGCGGCACCCAGTCGGGCATCAGCGGCAGCATCGCGTCGGTCGCCACGAGGTGGACCGCGCCGATGAACAGGTAGATCGCCGCGAGCCCGTAGCGCAGCCGGCGCCGCCCGGTCTCGATCGCCTGCTCGGTCACGCGACAGCGTCCTCCGTGACGCCGCAGGATTGGGCGGCGCGGGCGCGCAAGGCCGCCTTGAGGCGGCCCACCGCCGGGTGGCCGTCACTGGCCAGGGCGGTGTCGCCGATGGCGGTCACGGGGGCCAGGAGCCGCAGGGAATTGGTCAGGAACACGGCCTCCGCGCCGAGGAGATCGGGCAGGCCGAGCGACCGTTCCTCGGCCCGCAGCCCGCATCCGGCGGCGAGGCCCAGCACCTCCGCCCGCACGATGCCGGCGAGCACGCCGTCTCCGAGCGGCGGCGTGACCAGGGTGGTGCCGAGCAGGGCGAACAGGTTGCCGGTGCCCGCGCAGGCGACGCGCCCCCGCGTGTTGCGGAACAGCGCCTCGTCGCAGCCCGCGGCGGCGGCCTCCCGGGCGGCCAGCACCGCGTCGCCATAGCCCAGCGTCTTCAGGCGGCTGGCGGGGGAGGTGTCGTTGCGGGCGATGGCGGTCGGCCAGAGGCGCAGGGGCGCGAAGGACGCGGCCCTGGTGCTCACGGCCGCGGTGGCGAAGAGCGTCGGGTTCGGGGCGTCCGGCGGCTTCAGTCCCCGCGGGCCGGAGCCGCGGGTGAGGGTGGTGCGGATCGCGAGCCGCTCCCCCTGCCCGGCCAGCGCCCGCATGGCCCCACGGATGCGCTCGGCGTCGGCCGGGATCCCGAGCGTGTCGGCGGAGGCCACGAGCCGGGCGATGTGGGCGTCCTCGAAGGCCACGCGGCCGCCGAGCGCCAGCGCGGTGTCGAACAGGCCGTCGCCGAGCGTCAGGCCGCGGTCGGTGTGGTCCAGCGGCGCGGTCGTCCCGGGGAGAAGCGCCCCGTCACGCCACAGCATCGCGGCGCCCCTCCGGTCTCTGCCGCCACGCGCGGGCCAGTCCCAGGAAATTGGCGAACAGGGCGTGGCCGCCCTCGGTCAGGACCGATTCCGGGTGGAACTGGATGCCGTAGGTCGGGTGGGTCCGGTGCGACAGCGCCATCACCTCCCCCTCCTGCGAGACGGCGTCGACCGAGAGGTGCCGCGCCATGTCGGGGCCGGGGGTGACCACCAGCGAGTGGTAGCGTCCCACCGGCATCGGCGCCGGCAGCCCGGCGAACAGGCGCTGGCCCGCGTGGTCGATCGGCGTCATCTGCCCGTGCAGGGGCCGCTGCGCCCGCGCGACCGTGCCGCCGAAGGCCGCGCCGATCGCCTGGTGGCCGAGGCAGACGCCGAGGATCGGCACCGCGCCCGACAGCTCCCGGATCGCCGGCAGGGAGATCCCGGCCTCCGCGGGGGTGCAGGGCCCGGGCGAGACCACCAGGGCCTCCGGTTCGAGCGCCCGGATGCCGGGGACGTCCAGCGCGTCGTTGCGCACGACCCGGACCGTCTCGCCGAGCTCCTCCAGGTAGCGGACGACGTTGAAGACGAACGAGTCGTAATTGTCGAGGACGAGGATCATGCGAAGGCCTCGAAGACGCGGGCGGCCTTGGCCAGGGTCTCGTCGTATTCCGGGCCCGGCTCCGACAGCAGGGTCACCCCGCCCCCGGCCTGCAGGACCGCCTGGTGCGCGTCCATGAACACGGTGCGGATCGCGATCGACGTGTCGAGCGCCCCGTCGAAGCCGATCCGGCCGATGGCGCCGCAGTAGAGTTCCCGCGCGTCGCCCTCGATCTCGGTGATGATGTCCATGGCGCGGATCTTCGGGGCGCCCGTGATCGAGCCGCCCGGGAAGGTCCCTTCCAGGAGGTCGAGGGCGTCGAGCCCGTCGCGGAGGTCTCCGGTCACCACCGACACCAGATGGTGGACGTTGGCGTAGGTCTCCAGCCCGCACAGGGTCGGCACGGCGACGCTGCCCGGCGCGCAGACCCGCGACAGGTCGTTGCGCAGCAGGTCGACGATCATGACGTTCTCGGCCCGCTCCTTGACGCTGGCCTGCAGCGCCTCGGCCGCCGCCCGGTCGGCCACCGGGTCGTCGAGGCGGCGGGCGGTGCCCTTGATCGGGCGCGTCTCCACGTGCCGGCCGTCGAGGCGG from Methylobacterium radiotolerans JCM 2831 includes the following:
- a CDS encoding ferritin-like domain-containing protein; translated protein: MAKQKTLQDAFYETLKDVYYAEKQSVKALKKSAKAAEHDELRQAFETHAEESAQQVERLTQVFEIIGKPARAKTCEAMQGIVSEMEEDLDDFADSPAADAVLAACAQAVEHYEIARYGTLKTWAAQLGYADAAELLDETLQEEKRTDALLSKIAASINAAGEPGGAEPDAEPSRGRGKKAA
- a CDS encoding DoxX family protein, producing MRYGLAAIYLFIGAVHLVATDAMLPLMPDWVPQPRLVILATGLCEIAGAIGLLTGRFRRAAAIGLALYAVCVYPANLKHAFDHVHVDGIPDSWWYHGPRLAFQPVFVWAALWAGGLIDWPFGGGRGSGQGAAGTSRDPARPPAAPGPDAPATIREP
- a CDS encoding aminotransferase class IV codes for the protein MLWRDGALLPGTTAPLDHTDRGLTLGDGLFDTALALGGRVAFEDAHIARLVASADTLGIPADAERIRGAMRALAGQGERLAIRTTLTRGSGPRGLKPPDAPNPTLFATAAVSTRAASFAPLRLWPTAIARNDTSPASRLKTLGYGDAVLAAREAAAAGCDEALFRNTRGRVACAGTGNLFALLGTTLVTPPLGDGVLAGIVRAEVLGLAAGCGLRAEERSLGLPDLLGAEAVFLTNSLRLLAPVTAIGDTALASDGHPAVGRLKAALRARAAQSCGVTEDAVA
- a CDS encoding anthranilate synthase component II; the encoded protein is MILVLDNYDSFVFNVVRYLEELGETVRVVRNDALDVPGIRALEPEALVVSPGPCTPAEAGISLPAIRELSGAVPILGVCLGHQAIGAAFGGTVARAQRPLHGQMTPIDHAGQRLFAGLPAPMPVGRYHSLVVTPGPDMARHLSVDAVSQEGEVMALSHRTHPTYGIQFHPESVLTEGGHALFANFLGLARAWRQRPEGRRDAVA